One Citrus sinensis cultivar Valencia sweet orange chromosome 5, DVS_A1.0, whole genome shotgun sequence genomic window, CAGACCATGTTACtgacataattttattctatcaAAAAAGTCCTTGTAAGAATATAGTGACAGAAAAGGAAACAATTACATTTGCTCAAATTGAATCTAATTGGAAAATGATCAATACTAAAATCTCAACAGCTCACATAATCAGCAACAATGCTTGAACCTAAAGGCATAACCAAAATCTTAGCAAGTTGAATCCGCAGGCATGACAGAATATTGCATCAACACTTGGTGTACAAATTTTCTTGATGCCGTGGCATTATAACAAACACTTGgtgtacaaattttaattgttactTAAATTATGTTCTGGATAggttaaacaaatattaaaaagtgtatttcaattaaaaataaaatatataatcttttattttttgagcaTTTATTGGATTTTTTGCCCGAGCTTGGGCTGAGTCCGACTTGAAACACTCAGGCTCATACTCGAGTTAGGCTTTTCGAAAGATCCATTGAACTTTTTAGATGACAAATTCATATTGGTTGAACATGCCTTTTGAATGTGATGAGGTGGCGAACTCGGCCTacataagtttttcttttttaagcgAATGAAATgtcatcattttaatttattgatgtggcgacataaaataattaaaatagtaaattttgtttgatagaATTTTGTCGTTGActtattaaagatatattcACATCAGTTAAGTCATTGAAATCTTTTAAAActacatcattttcaatgCCTAAgaggaattaaaaattttaaaagacaGTTCATTGATggaattatataaaaaaaattaaaatatttaaaacacatttttgtaaaatattaaaatgtgagattttatttaaacctTTTGATAGTATTCTGTCAAGAATCACTTAACTTTTACCATTTGTGACAGAATTTTGTAACTATTCTCTTAGGTTATGTTTGGGAGGTAGGATTAAGTGTAGGATTGGATTAATTTTGGgactaattatttatcttatgttCGGCAAGTTCCACTTTGGATTAGAACATgtgattaaatttgaatttagtcCTCAGATCATGGGATTAGGAATCCCAATAAAAACATGTGTTTAGTTAGATTAACTTAAAAGCAATTgcctatttaattaattattacttgaATATCTAATGAatacttaatttaataatcactatattaaaattaatcatgaaaattaataatacctGTAATTGGtagcttttatatattttgctaactttttgataaaataaaatatatttaaaatatttaataaaaattaaatcaaatgtttaaataattttaatttaatttaacgtaatctaatttatatttgtttattataattatgattaccCAATAACTACTTTTCTGCatcttaatttgaattaattgtttttaaattaatattaatcattattttattattaaatattcacaaatagtatatatttatatttaaatatcaaattaaatgctatttaatttcattcaaaaataatttaatatagtcCAATCCAATACTGTACCAAATATAAGATAAGATTATCTAatccaatcaaatttaattcagTCCAATTCTAATAATTAGTCCAATCCAATCATATGTGCCAAATGTACCCTaaagaattatcaaaatttcaagGCCTCTAAGATTTTGAAACGATTGTGTTTGCCACATCAGTAAAATAATATACCTGTCACAAAACTTTGACACATACATGATCATGTGAAAAAGCATTCTGTCAAAGAAATTCAGTTTTGTAGTAGTGGGATTGGCTTAATCTGCAGCGTAATACATAATGTTGGATTAGAAAGCAACtaaactaagggtatacaaatgataattttcctaatattaattgattgacCAAGTTCATGACAATGATGTCTGAAGCCACGCGCTAActcaacattaattttagaatattatcaaaatacttaGGGCATTCTATTATATCTATTAAAAATCTACAATTTCAAATCGATTAATTCcatacaataaaaaagaaatcgaTTTTGGATAGAAACATTTCATGTGATAGAACCATTGTACTGGTTGTGATTACGGAACTTTAAGAACACCATTAGATGatcatattttattgaaaattttcaactatcTATTAGTGTCTAAATTATGCCCTCAATGacttaatcaaataattttccagtacttttatttagtaagctaatagattttgaattttaagggAGGTAAGGGCTAAAAAAAATCGATTTAGATTTAATCCACTCtccaatcttttaaaaaatgaacttaaaGAAATACCTAGATtgtaagatatatatatatatatatatatgtagacagagagagagagtagtATATAAAAGAAACTTCTTATGTAGCGTTTAGCttaaataagtatattttatttacgtgtactttttgttattattccAAAAACATTATTCTTATATAGTGTAAATTTTTGTGtagtgtaaaatattttattcataatttgacGGGTTTTGTTATCTTGCATAATAagataacaaatataaataaataacaattatttaataaaaatgtaatggCCGTGGAAATTTGTGAGAGAGTTGGAAATGGGTGACAAGTGTACCTTGTTATATAAGATAACAAGAGCATAATTTGACAACTTAGAAGTACattttaatcttaataaaaaaatgaagtgcATTTAATAAATCTTGATGCGcgtgaaaataaaataccaaCACATAAGAAGACAATTTGACAACGCTCAACGTGCTGCCCTGCAAtcttttcatttcaattcGATTCGTTGGATATAAACAAAATGTCGACTCAAAACAAATCTTTCAACTTTCAACAAAGACGTGAAgcaaaattcaatcaaatggCTGCAGCTTCATCGTCATCTTCACCACCTGCTTCCAACAAACCCACAAATTTCAGTCAAAAGCTCTTCATgatctctcttcttctcctctCCTTCTCGCTTTTCCTTGTCGTTTTGTCATTCAAACCTAAACAACAACCCCATTTGGCTTACGagccaaataataaatataatactaactACTTATTACACAGACCCAAATGGCTCGATATTATCGGAAAACACATCATGGgtcacaaaattaaagttgGTTTAGTAAACATaaacgatgatgatgatgatgatgattataatAGCGTACGTGGTGACATGCATGTTGAAGCTGTTCACGTAGGTTTCGACCATGTGGGTGAGGATAAAAAGTGGGAAGACTTTTCCCCGGAGTGGATTGATGAAGATCACAAGTGGGGCCCACCGACGTGCCCGGATATACCCATGCCGGCGCAGGATTACCAGTACCTCGACGTGATAGTGGCTAGGGTTCCCTGCCGAGGAGACGGAATGGAGGTGGTGGGATGAGGGATGTGTTTAGGTTGCAAGTGAATCTCGTGGTGGCAAATCTAGCGGTGGAGAGTGGGTGGTTGAAACCTGATGTTGATCGGTCGGTGTACGTTGTCTTTGCGGGTTCTTGTGTTGATGCCTGTTGGGTCATGCCAAATTGCTCCTGCTTATGCCCAAGCAGGTGAGTTTTTGCTtctgtgttttttattttttatttttttgggtttttggaaaacaatttgtttgtgttttaGATAGTGAGTAGTTTGAAAACTGAAGTAAAGTTGGTGATCACTTGACCAAGTACAATTTTTTAACCGAACGTTAACTTACTGTTTGTATTCGGTTGCAAGAATTTTACAACGTTATATGCTTTAAAATGTCACTTATAATTTCATAGATAtctttatgaaattagtttttaGCACTATTTCTATCCTTGTTATGTTTCTTGATTATTTACAAAGTAGTGTTTAAACCCCTTTTTTTCCCTACTTCAGTGACTGTTTATGTGGGCGAATCTATGGTgggaatgaaaatattatgattttaatcgATATCATTTCAGTTTATTTTAGAGAAGAAagtattatattttactaagaaaatataaaatcttgtcacatataaaattatacaaaatataaaatcttcAGAAATTTGaggttttcttaaaaaaaaaaaaaaaggttggtGGGTGATTTACCTGGTGACTGGCGGTCATTAATTAACTGCTTTGTTTAGTTTCGacttttagtaaattattcgTTCAGCACTAACAAATGagacaaattcaaattaaatatgcaCAACTCGTGCTTTGGTGTAATTGGTTTAAATTTGAACTATTCTTCAATTTTGATATCCTTAAAGAGTTGTAACAACCTGCAGACACAGTATGTTCACATGCAGCATTCATGAATCCGATTGtgtgaaaatttatttggcaAGGCATCAAAATTTGGTAAACCCAGCCAAAATGAATCAATTGCCTAATTAAGACTTATGTAGCCTTTCAATTTCAAGAAAGTATTACGTAATTCGGACATCACTACTACTTATTAGATATGCTGGCCACtgcatttttcataatttcaaaattttgttacacGTGTAGACGTATGATGTCAACAGTACTCGAGACTTTTTTTAAACCTTcatatgtaattaattttccttaattttgcaaaattaacctaaaattaatatttgattgtttttagTTTGATTTACAGGCAAAGAAATATGGAGATATTTCATGTCACAAGCAAGACTAGCAAAACTGAACTACACAACGTACCATCAAAGAGAAGCTTATGTAACAGTTCTACATTCATCAGAAGCTTATGTATGGGGTGCAATAGCTTTAGCGCAAAGCATAATCCAGAAAAACTCGAGCAAAGATCTGGTTCTCCTTCATGATAAATCAGTAAGTGGCAAATCTCTACGCGACCTGAGAGCTGCCGGATGGAAAACCAAGTGGATTTCGCGTATACGTAGCCCCTTTGCCAAGAAAGATTCATACAATGAGTGGAATTATAGCAAGCTTAGAGTATGGCAACTCAttgaatatgataaaattatcttcattGATTCTGATCTTTTAGTACTCAAAAACATCGATGAGTTCTTCTTTTACCCTGAATTATCAGCAGCAGGTAATGACAAAGTGTTGTTTAACTCTGGGGTGATGGTGATTGAGCCATCATTGTGCAAGTTTGAAGATTTGATGTTGAAAAGCTTTAAGGTTTCGTCATACAATGGGGGTGACCAGGGATTTCTTAATGAAGTGTTCACATGGTGGCATAGGTTGCCTAAGAGAATCAACCATTTGAAGGTGTTTTCAAAGCAAGGCGATAAGGAACATCAAGTGGGTGATGGTCCTTATGCAATTCATTATCTGGGGTTAAAGCCATGGATGTGTTACAAGGATTATGATTGCAATTGGGACATGGTGAGTCGCCATATATTTGCTAGTGATTCAGCTCATAAGAAATGGTGGCAAGTTTATGATGCGATGCCTAAGAAATTACAACAGTACTGTGCATTAACAAAGCATATGGATAAAAGGATTaagaaatggagaagaatTACTGAGAATGCAAGTTTGGCTAATGGGCACTGGAAGATTAAGCCGAAAGATCCCAGGCAATATCATATTGTTGATAACAAATGAAGGGCgagtgaaatttttttaattttttttaatatagcaTCATTTATTTATGCTGTTTGCTCTGATCaagaaaattcaaagcaaagaaatacaacaatacAAGATTGAGtagcaaaatttcataattctaTGGTTTTGCAACAAATCCTGACACGTCATAACTTGAAAAGTTCAAGACGTGGATAACAAAACCAGGCTATCAAATTTCTTGCAAAATGCATTACACAATGATTTGAGGATCGATTTCGTATTTGTTTCCACTAACAGATATTTGATTTCGCAAATCTAAAAGCTAGATCCCACTAGTTCTACAATTTGGTTTCCGGGGATTTGATAGATGAACTAAACTAAGCCTTGGATTTCTTCCCTTTGGCTTCAGGAGCTGGCTTGGCCTTGAAAGGCATGAAAGTCTTTCCACCCATGAAAGGTTGTATTACTTCTAGTACGTCGACACTAACAAGACCTGCCCCGACCTATATGTTGGATCCGAGGCGAATCATACAGTCTAGTAACTAAAACTCATGGCACAAACTTAATtcatgaatatatatttatataatatggCCTTTActataaacacataataaccTTTGTACCTCCTCCgaaaatatatgtattcaaAACTTATGTCtcattattcatatttatattacatttatatatacataaaaaaacaTAAGCAGTATAAACGTGCTCAAAATGCAAGACATGCAGCAATACGCCTCGTTGCCCAACCTTCATTGACTAGAACCAATATGCATGAAATCCTATGGAATTTGGGGAAAAAATGgataaataggaaaataatgAGCTTGCGGCTTAGTAAGTGGATATAATAtacttatataaaaataaagtaatgtATTATGGTATATACATGATTATGTGACATAACTTTTCACTGAATTTAATGCATCAGCAAACATGGAAATCATACATACATGACAAAACTGCACCAAATAGTACCCTAGGGAAATAACTCTAAATATTCACGTGTTGCAATTAATATGGTTGTTCACAATGACAATCAACCCATCATTTCTCATATTTAGATGATGACATGAATAGAACAAACAAAaggttttgtctttttttcgCATTAcacttttgactttttattttcattttttaatatttatgtcactttattacaatttgatttttttttaaaagttcatattatattttgaaatgattagaaatagaaaaacatGTGAATATCCAGCTCTAGATTGATCATTTTATACATAATGAGAAATAACTGATGATGAATTGTGAtctatttttgttgaaaaacGATTTGAaaagattatttgatttttcacacTTCACAATCAAAGTTAGAGATTAAACTCTGAACTCCCACTGTCATAAATCtgctaaaattacaaaatctaaGTAAAGTGGTTCGATATGAATCTTAGAATATTATGTGGCAGCGTTTTCCTAGTTTATTAGTATGTTCATTCTTTCCTTTCAACTAATTATGCAAACgagtcaaattaaaaaaaaaaaaaaaaagaagaagaagaagaagaaaataagaaagagaTGGTCAAGGTATTTCTAAGCTAATAATACACATATAATTCAGATCAAACaatctaaaaattatcaaGTTCATGGGTGATTGTAAAGCAAATGCTTCCAAATCTCAATATGACGACACGatcaaaaatattatctaacaACTTGTTCAATTATTTAAGAAGAGATCATAGAAAACTTTGTCAGTTTCTTCATATACCGCGTGAATCGCCGATGTGGGACctaacaatatattgtttccTGTCCACAACTGTTCGTCATTTTCACTCTTTGctggtattaaaaaaaaaaaaggaataataataacagtagATTCTTTCACAAGGGgctgaaatgaaataaatatttctaaattagaattttgcTTGCAGTACTATAAGAATTGAAAGAATACGGCAACATTTTCACCACATTATCAGCTCCTTCATTTCTTTCATAATTACTTACTTTTGCAGCAACTCACCAtcaatttcttctctctctcttttttctttttcaccatGGTTGATGCGTTCATTTCCCCTCTCTTGCAGCAGCTGACTTCAATGGCTGTTGAAGAGGCAAAGGAACAAGTGAGGCTGGTAACGGGCGTCGGAAAGGAAGTGGAGAAGCTGACCAGCAATCTCCGGGCCATTCAAGCTGTGCTCCATGATGCAGAGAAAAGGCAAGTAAAGGATGAAACTGTCAAACTCTGGCTCGATCAACTCAGAGACGCATGTTACGACATGGAAGACGTGTTGGGTGAGTGGAGCACTGCAAGACTCAAACTGCAAATCGATGGAGTGGATGATGATCCTGAGAATGATGTTCTCGTTTGTTTGGAGAAGGTATGTTCCTTCTTTCCTCCTGCCTCTTGCTTTGGCTGCAAACAACTTGTCTTACGTCGTGACATTGCTctgaagataaaagaaatcaacgAAACTCTTGATAATATTGACAAACAAAAAGCCATGTTTCGTTTTGCTGCGAATGTTATTAAGAGTACTGAGAGAGCGGATCAACGAGGGCCAAGTATCTCCTCAATTGATGTGTCCGAGATATTTGGTAGACCAAAAGAGAAGAAGGAACTCGTTGATAGGTTGTTATGTGAGGGTAGTAAAGAACAGAAAGGCCCCTGTATCATCTCACTTGTTGGGATGGGGGGAATAGGCAAAACTACTCTTGCTCAATTTGCCTACAACAacgatgatgttaaaaaacattttgatGAAAGAATATGGGTCTGTGTGTCAGAGCCGTTTGATGAGTTCAGAATCGCTAGAGCAGTCATTGAGGCTCTAAAGTCAGGTGATGCCTCTAACTTTGGTGAGTTTCAATCTCTCatgcaatattttgaaaaacttgtTGCCGGGaagaaatttcttcttgtcttAGACGACGTGTGGAACGAAGATTACTCTAAATGGGAACCATTCTACAACTGTTTAAAGAGTGGTTTCCAtggaagtaaaattttaattaccaCACATAAAGAAACAGTTGCCCGTATTATGGGAGATATGGGAACTAGAAGCAATTGAGAAAGGCCTTTTAGCCCCTCTATTGTTGAGTTACAATGAATTACCCTCCAAGGTAAAGCGTTGTTTCTCGTATTGTGCCGTCTTTCCGAAAGACTATGGAATACGGAAGCATAAGTTAATCGAACTATGGATGGCACAAGGTTATCTTAGTGAGAAAGGAGCCAAAGAGATGGAGGATATTGGTGAAGAGTATTTCAACATCTTAGCTAGCCGTTCATTCTTTCAGGATTTTGACAAAGGTGATGATGGTGAAATCTATAAGTGCAAAATGCATGATATAGTGCACGACTTTGCCCAATATTTATGTCGTAATGAATGTTTAGCAGTAGAAATTCATAGTGGTGAAGAGTTAGCTATTAGCTCTTTCGAGGAGAAAAAAATCCTTCATTTACCGTTAACTCTACGTAGGGGGGCTTCGGTTCCGATTTCCATTTGGGGTAATGTTACAGGATTGCGAGGATTGCGGAGCCTCTTAGTtaaaagtgatgaatattcatgGTCTAGTGAAGGTCTAcctcaattatttgaaaaattaacttGTTTAAGGGCATTAGAATTACAGGTACGTGAATCGTGGCCGCGTAACAGTTTAATCAAGGAAATTCCaacaaatatagaaaaattgttACATTTGAAATACCTTAATTTGAAAGGTCAAAAGAAGATAGAAAACTTACCCGAGACGTTGTGTGAGTTATATAATTTAGAATGTTTAAACGTTGATGATTGTCAAAATCTTAGAGAATTACCTCGAGGGATTGGGAAGTTAAGAAAGCTGATGTATTTACACAATGAAGACACTGGTTGTTTAAGATACTTGCCGGCAGGGATTGGGGAATTAATCAGGCTTCGGAGGGTGAGAGAGTTTGTTGTGGGCGGAGGGTATGACAGAGCATGTAGCCTTGGGTCTCTTAAAAAGCTTAACTTCCTTCAACAATGTGGTATACGTGGGCTGGGTGGTGTGTCAGATGCGGGTGAGGCTGCGAGGGCCgaacttgagaaaaagaaatatctcTTAAAATTGGGACTTCATTTTGATCGTATAAGAGATGGAGATGAAGAACAAGCTGGGAGGAGGGAGAATGAGGAGGATGAAGATGAACGGcttcttgaagccttgggaccACCTcctaatttaaagaatttaggCATAGATGAATACAGAGGCAGGAGGAATGTTGTTCCCAAAAATTGGTTCATGTCGTTAACCAACTTAAGGGATTTATCTCTCTTCTGGTGGAGTAATTGCGAGCATTTGCCTCCTTTGGGAAAATTGAAATCCCTTGAATCTCTTCTTATTTATGGAATGCAAAGTGTGAAAAGAGTGGGTAATGAATTGAGTGAAGTGCGCGGCTGCAATTAGTCAATTACAATCACCCACGGCCACCGCGACGGGTAATTTATTTCTAGATCTCCTGCATGCATTGCGTGTCTCactctattttaattaaaattaattagtagttatttttttaatccattttAGAAACGAATGGTGAACAGAGGGGATTCAACAgagatatatataaatatgtaatgGTGCTAATAACTCTGGttagtaattataatttgtatacgCTTTCCTTCtcgtttgctctctctctctactcttcttcattaatttaacaatgtccattataattagatatatttGTCTAACTGATTCAGCCAAAAAGGAATTACGAAATGGCGTCGCAGAGCAGGAATTGGGGGACGGGCGCGGCGCGTGCTTTTTTAATCTGTTATGTATGTTTTCAGTCattcattttgtatttttgcgAGCCTGGTATTTGTAAAGAGAATGAATGAGGGAAAGCACAACACAGAGAGAGCTCTTGTGAGGCCAAAccgcttattattatttgtacactttttcattatatagtGGCTTATTAGTATCACcacccgtggatgtaggcatattaattaatatgtcgaatcacataaatttttttgcctTATGTTTGATTATTGTGTTATTTGATTATCATAACCAAATCCAATAAAAGACggtgaaattttaatttcgaTTTCGCATGGagtcataatttaaaaaataacatgccTACAATgatcataacataaaaaatggTGAATCGGTGGGtctataaaatttacataaaaatgagTCAAATTCAGTTATTAGCTGTTAGATAGcgagtaaattttattttatatgtttaattttatgaatgaaGTGAACTTATATTAcaaatggatttgattttactTTGAATTTTCTGTTAAATATCAAATACAGAAAATACGTATTTCtatgttaacaaaaaaaaaaaacactcaattattttctcGTGTTTCATTTCCAGTACTTATAACTAAACAATAAATGGAATCTCATCCCTCTCTCTAATTATTCCATTTGTTTCTCCTTTTATGTGTTAATGCGAAAAAGGAATGCGAAATGCGTGAAAGAGAAGGCGAGAGGCGTGAAATTCGTTCCAAGCTTTCAATTACATAAtgtttttgggttaattttatttcagtggtacataaaaaaattttccctttaaaattaaaaaaaggattgAAGAgatgaattttgaataatttttatttgccgCACTTTTTGGGCGCTCATTTTGCCactatttgatattttaattgtaaaacctcatatttatactttaatttttttaaacctttttcttttttttaaaacctttttcattgtatttcataaatttataatttataaacttGCTTATTAGATTAGACCTGAAATACTCAAGCTCAGACGCAAGTCAGGCTTTTTGAAAGACCCATTAAACTTTTTAGATGGCAAATTCTTATTGGTTGAGCAGGCCTTTGTTTATCTGATAAGGTGATGAATTTAGCCTacataagtttttcttttttgagcGTATGAAATgtcatcattttaatttattgatgtggcaacataaaataaataaaatagtaaattttatttgatagaaTTTTTTCGTTGActtattaaagatatattcACATCAGTTAAGTCATTGAAATCTTTTAAAACTATGTCATTTTCAATGCCTAAgtggaattaaaaattaaaataaaaaagttcacCGATAgaattatgtcaaaaaaattaaaatct contains:
- the LOC127902400 gene encoding putative disease resistance protein RGA4, which translates into the protein MVDAFISPLLQQLTSMAVEEAKEQVRLVTGVGKEVEKLTSNLRAIQAVLHDAEKRQVKDETVKLWLDQLRDACYDMEDVLGEWSTARLKLQIDGVDDDPENDVLVCLEKVCSFFPPASCFGCKQLVLRRDIALKIKEINETLDNIDKQKAMFRFAANVIKSTERADQRGPSISSIDVSEIFGRPKEKKELVDRLLCEGSKEQKGPCIISLVGMGGIGKTTLAQFAYNNDDVKKHFDERIWVCVSEPFDEFRIARAVIEALKSGDASNFGEFQSLMQYFEKLVAGKKFLLVLDDVWNEDYSKWEPFYNCLKSGFHGSKILITTHKETVARIMGDMGTRSN
- the LOC127902514 gene encoding putative disease resistance protein RGA1, which encodes MAQGYLSEKGAKEMEDIGEEYFNILASRSFFQDFDKGDDGEIYKCKMHDIVHDFAQYLCRNECLAVEIHSGEELAISSFEEKKILHLPLTLRRGASVPISIWGNVTGLRGLRSLLVKSDEYSWSSEGLPQLFEKLTCLRALELQVRESWPRNSLIKEIPTNIEKLLHLKYLNLKGQKKIENLPETLCELYNLECLNVDDCQNLRELPRGIGKLRKLMYLHNEDTGCLRYLPAGIGELIRLRRVREFVVGGGYDRACSLGSLKKLNFLQQCGIRGLGGVSDAGEAARAELEKKKYLLKLGLHFDRIRDGDEEQAGRRENEEDEDERLLEALGPPPNLKNLGIDEYRGRRNVVPKNWFMSLTNLRDLSLFWWSNCEHLPPLGKLKSLESLLIYGMQSVKRVGNELSEVRGCN